A section of the Halopiger aswanensis genome encodes:
- a CDS encoding PrkA family serine protein kinase, with the protein MTERDYVSEADRQLEETYEEPMSLAAYVDRIFENPTIASHASKYLLEAIEAAGTRTVVEEGEEKERYRFFDDPHNDGEHAILGNTEVLNGFVDDLRSIAAGRAKDEKIIWFEGPTATGKSELKRCLVNGLREYSKTPEGRRYTVEWNITTAEAGDRGLSYGGDPTASDDQNWYESPVQAHPLSVFPEDVRQTVLEDLNAELEDHVPVRVDAELDPFSREAYDYLEERYRRDGEEALFSAITDDAHLRVKNYVVDVGQGVGVLHSEDEGQPKERLVGSWMHGMLQELDSRGRKNPQAFSYDGVLSQGNGVLTIVEDAAQHADLLQKLLNVPDEQSVKLDKGIGMDVDTQMLIISNPDLEAQLNQHSDRNGMDPLKALKRRLDKHRFGYLTNLSLESELIRRELTNETEVWEAESYDELEDRIRAPVTVAIKDQAGETTVQEFAPHALEAAALYAVVTRLDEENLPNGLDLVDKALIYDQGYLQEGDTRREKEEFDFDDDGADGDHGIPVTYTRDTLAELLQSDRDRHHPDLSVEDVVMPRDVLNAMAEGLAEAPVFSTGERSEFENRVVPVKNYIYDQQESDVIEAIMHDKRVDEETVAEYVEHVYAWETEEPLYNDRGERVEPDPLKMKLFEVEHLGRFSEDEYEGNLPRESVRNFRREKVITSLNRHAWEHRNEDFSVEDVDLTAIPVIKTVLESHDWDDVKRTFEDFDPRQWDDPPSGTETAAVKEDTIETMVEVFDYSEASAELTSRHVMGQVSYRWD; encoded by the coding sequence ATGACCGAACGCGACTACGTCTCCGAGGCCGACCGCCAACTCGAGGAGACCTACGAGGAGCCGATGAGCCTCGCGGCGTACGTCGATCGGATCTTCGAGAACCCGACGATCGCCTCCCACGCCTCGAAGTACTTACTCGAGGCGATCGAGGCGGCCGGCACGCGCACCGTGGTCGAGGAGGGCGAGGAGAAGGAGCGGTACCGCTTCTTCGACGATCCGCACAACGACGGCGAGCACGCGATCCTCGGCAACACCGAGGTGCTGAACGGGTTCGTCGACGACCTCCGATCGATCGCCGCGGGCCGGGCGAAAGACGAGAAGATCATCTGGTTCGAAGGGCCCACCGCGACCGGGAAGTCGGAGCTCAAGCGCTGTCTCGTCAACGGGCTGCGCGAGTACTCCAAGACGCCCGAGGGCCGCCGGTACACGGTCGAGTGGAATATCACGACCGCCGAGGCGGGCGACCGTGGCCTGAGCTACGGCGGCGATCCCACCGCCTCGGACGACCAAAACTGGTACGAGAGTCCCGTCCAGGCCCATCCGCTGTCGGTGTTCCCCGAGGACGTCCGGCAGACCGTCCTCGAGGACTTAAACGCCGAACTCGAGGACCACGTCCCGGTCCGGGTCGACGCGGAACTCGACCCGTTCTCTCGGGAGGCCTACGATTATCTCGAGGAGCGGTACCGACGGGACGGCGAGGAGGCGCTGTTCTCCGCCATCACGGACGACGCGCACCTGCGCGTGAAAAACTACGTGGTCGACGTGGGCCAGGGCGTCGGCGTCCTCCACAGCGAGGACGAGGGCCAGCCCAAGGAACGGCTCGTCGGCTCGTGGATGCACGGGATGCTCCAGGAGTTAGATTCGCGCGGCCGCAAGAACCCGCAGGCGTTCAGCTACGACGGCGTGCTCTCGCAGGGCAACGGCGTCCTCACCATCGTCGAGGACGCGGCCCAGCACGCCGACCTGCTCCAGAAGCTGCTGAACGTCCCCGACGAACAGTCCGTGAAGCTGGACAAGGGGATCGGGATGGACGTGGACACCCAGATGCTGATCATCTCGAACCCCGACCTCGAGGCCCAACTCAACCAGCACTCGGACCGAAACGGAATGGACCCGCTGAAAGCGCTCAAGCGGCGGCTCGACAAGCACAGATTCGGTTACCTGACGAACCTCTCGCTCGAGTCGGAACTCATCCGCCGCGAGTTGACCAACGAGACGGAGGTCTGGGAGGCAGAAAGCTACGACGAACTCGAGGACCGGATCCGCGCGCCGGTGACGGTCGCGATCAAGGATCAGGCCGGCGAGACGACGGTGCAGGAGTTCGCACCGCACGCCCTCGAGGCGGCCGCGCTGTACGCCGTCGTCACCCGATTGGACGAGGAGAATCTGCCGAACGGCCTCGATCTGGTCGATAAGGCGCTGATCTACGATCAGGGCTACTTACAGGAGGGCGACACCCGCCGCGAGAAGGAGGAGTTCGACTTCGACGACGACGGAGCGGACGGCGACCACGGGATTCCGGTCACGTACACGCGGGACACGCTCGCCGAGTTGCTCCAGAGCGACCGGGACCGCCACCACCCCGACCTGTCGGTCGAGGACGTCGTCATGCCCCGCGACGTGCTGAACGCGATGGCCGAGGGGCTGGCCGAGGCGCCGGTCTTCTCGACCGGCGAGCGCTCGGAGTTCGAGAACCGCGTGGTCCCCGTGAAGAACTACATCTACGACCAGCAGGAGAGCGACGTCATCGAGGCGATCATGCACGACAAGCGGGTCGACGAGGAAACCGTCGCCGAGTACGTCGAGCACGTCTACGCGTGGGAGACCGAGGAGCCGCTGTACAACGACCGCGGCGAGCGCGTCGAGCCGGACCCGCTGAAGATGAAGCTGTTCGAGGTCGAGCACCTCGGGCGGTTCTCCGAGGACGAGTACGAGGGGAACCTCCCCCGCGAGAGCGTCCGCAACTTCCGCCGCGAGAAGGTCATCACCTCCTTGAACCGCCACGCCTGGGAGCACCGCAACGAGGACTTCTCCGTCGAGGACGTCGACCTCACCGCGATCCCGGTGATCAAGACCGTCCTCGAGAGCCACGACTGGGACGACGTCAAGCGGACCTTCGAGGACTTCGACCCGCGCCAGTGGGACGATCCGCCGAGCGGCACGGAGACGGCGGCGGTCAAGGAAGACACGATCGAGACGATGGTCGAGGTGTTCGACTACTCCGAGGCCTCGGCCGAACTGACCAGCAGACACGTCATGGGACAGGTGAGCTACAGATGGGACTGA
- a CDS encoding PrkA family serine protein kinase, with amino-acid sequence MNGDIETLETLSTEYKESMPADLRETKSFDWYLEEVYEDPKIARNAHQRVADMFDHYGTTYDETEGMVEYLLASEDPLHDGENTFYGKVIHQSIHEFVNKVKSGARRLGPERRIKLLLGPVGSGKSHFDKQVRRYFEDYTLREEGRMYTFRWTNLCDVVQDQDPADDTVRSPMNQDPLVLLPLEQRQRVIDDLNENLDAPYTIQNDQALDPESEFYMDKLLAYYDDDLQQVLENHVEIIRLVADENKRQALETFEPKDKKNQDETELTGDVNYSKIAIYGESDPRAFDYSGAFCNANRGIFSGEELLKLQREFLYDFLHATQEQTIKPKNNPRIDIDQVIVGRTNMPEYKDKKGDEKMEAFNDRTKRIDFPYVLSYEDEAQIYWKMLNNADVPDINVEPHTLEMAGLFGVLTRIEEPDAETVDLLSKAKAYNGEIDEGDDIDVKKLREEAEQKAEIGEGMVGVSPRFIGDEIAEAIMDSKHRQRGFLSPLTVFNFFEENLEHHGSIPEDNFEKYYRYLETVREEYKERAIEDVRHALAYDVDEIQRQGEKYMDHVMAYIDDDTIEDELTGREQEPDETFLRSVEEKLDIPEDRKDDFRQEVSNWVSRRAREGEAFNPQDNERLRRALERKLWEDKKHNINFSALVSANEFDDDERSAWIDALMEQGYSEGGAKEVLEFAGAEVAKAEMDD; translated from the coding sequence ATGAACGGTGACATCGAGACGCTCGAGACGCTCAGTACGGAATACAAGGAATCGATGCCCGCGGACCTGCGGGAGACCAAGTCCTTCGACTGGTACCTAGAGGAGGTCTACGAGGACCCGAAGATCGCCCGCAACGCCCACCAGCGGGTTGCGGACATGTTCGACCACTACGGGACGACCTACGACGAGACGGAGGGCATGGTCGAGTACCTACTGGCCAGTGAAGACCCGCTGCACGACGGGGAGAACACGTTCTACGGAAAGGTAATTCACCAGTCGATCCACGAGTTCGTCAACAAGGTCAAGTCCGGTGCCCGCCGGCTCGGGCCCGAACGCCGTATCAAGCTGCTGCTCGGTCCGGTCGGCTCCGGCAAGTCGCACTTCGACAAGCAGGTGCGCCGGTACTTCGAGGATTACACCCTGCGCGAGGAGGGCCGGATGTACACCTTCCGCTGGACGAACCTCTGTGACGTCGTGCAGGATCAGGACCCGGCCGACGACACGGTTCGATCCCCGATGAACCAGGACCCGCTCGTGCTGCTGCCCCTCGAGCAGCGCCAGCGGGTCATCGACGATCTCAACGAGAACCTCGACGCGCCGTACACGATCCAGAACGATCAGGCGCTAGACCCCGAGTCGGAGTTCTACATGGACAAGCTGCTGGCCTACTACGACGACGACCTCCAGCAGGTTCTCGAGAACCACGTCGAGATCATCCGCCTCGTCGCCGACGAAAACAAGCGCCAGGCGCTCGAGACGTTCGAGCCCAAGGACAAGAAGAACCAGGACGAGACCGAACTCACGGGCGACGTCAACTACTCGAAGATCGCCATCTACGGCGAGTCCGACCCGCGCGCGTTCGACTACTCGGGGGCGTTCTGTAACGCCAACCGCGGCATCTTCTCCGGCGAGGAGTTGCTGAAGCTCCAGCGGGAGTTCCTCTACGACTTCCTGCACGCCACCCAGGAGCAGACGATCAAGCCGAAGAACAACCCGCGGATCGACATCGACCAGGTGATCGTCGGCCGGACGAACATGCCCGAGTACAAGGACAAGAAGGGCGACGAGAAGATGGAGGCCTTCAACGACCGCACCAAGCGGATCGACTTCCCGTACGTCCTCTCCTACGAGGACGAGGCCCAGATCTACTGGAAGATGTTAAACAACGCCGACGTGCCGGACATCAACGTCGAGCCCCACACGCTCGAGATGGCCGGGCTGTTCGGCGTCCTCACCCGCATCGAGGAGCCGGACGCCGAGACGGTCGACCTCCTCTCGAAGGCCAAGGCCTACAACGGCGAGATCGACGAGGGCGACGACATCGACGTGAAGAAGCTCCGCGAGGAAGCCGAACAGAAGGCCGAGATCGGCGAAGGAATGGTCGGCGTCTCGCCCCGGTTCATCGGCGACGAGATCGCCGAAGCCATCATGGACTCCAAACACCGCCAGCGCGGCTTCCTCTCGCCGCTGACGGTGTTCAACTTCTTCGAGGAGAACTTAGAGCACCACGGGTCCATTCCGGAGGACAACTTCGAGAAGTACTACCGCTACCTCGAGACGGTCCGCGAGGAGTACAAGGAGCGGGCCATCGAGGACGTCCGCCACGCGCTGGCCTACGACGTCGACGAGATCCAGCGCCAGGGCGAGAAGTACATGGACCACGTGATGGCCTACATCGACGACGATACCATCGAGGACGAACTCACGGGCCGCGAGCAGGAGCCCGACGAGACGTTCCTGCGCTCCGTCGAGGAGAAACTCGACATTCCCGAGGACCGCAAGGACGACTTCCGCCAGGAAGTGAGCAATTGGGTCTCCCGCCGCGCCCGCGAGGGCGAGGCGTTCAACCCGCAGGACAACGAGCGCCTGCGCCGCGCGCTGGAGCGCAAACTCTGGGAGGACAAGAAACACAACATCAACTTCTCCGCGCTGGTGTCGGCCAACGAGTTCGACGACGACGAACGCTCCGCGTGGATCGACGCTCTGATGGAGCAAGGCTACTCCGAGGGCGGCGCGAAGGAAGTGCTCGAGTTCGCCGGCGCGGAGGTCGCCAAGGCAGAGATGGACGACTAA
- a CDS encoding DUF5820 family protein yields MDELTDLPDAWNVWSRGDDGRLVLAYRPDVFDAAEFPAPCLPTLYLTHGRRTRRPGRNPTDTTGASDWFVTLYLEPDVTLDEHDRYPTREEALERTVELAQAFDDGEIDYRELYQVPRERYFERLDELTGRGDAVAE; encoded by the coding sequence ATGGACGAACTGACGGACCTGCCCGACGCCTGGAACGTCTGGTCGCGGGGCGACGACGGCCGCCTCGTCCTCGCGTACCGGCCCGACGTCTTCGACGCCGCCGAGTTTCCTGCCCCCTGTCTGCCGACCCTGTACCTAACTCACGGCCGGCGAACCCGGCGTCCCGGACGGAACCCGACCGACACCACCGGCGCGTCCGACTGGTTCGTCACCCTCTACCTCGAGCCCGACGTCACGCTCGACGAGCACGACCGATACCCGACCCGGGAGGAAGCACTCGAGCGCACGGTCGAACTCGCGCAGGCGTTCGACGACGGCGAGATCGACTACCGAGAGCTGTATCAGGTCCCCCGCGAGCGGTACTTCGAGCGTCTCGACGAACTGACGGGCCGCGGCGACGCAGTGGCTGAGTAG
- a CDS encoding YeaH/YhbH family protein: MGLRDDLERFREVGEKRREDLADFIQYGDLGGSGPGQINIPVKIVSLPEFEYDQRDKGGVGQGDGDTPDTGQPVGQPQPQPGDGDGDEDGEPGEEGGDHEYYEMDPEEFAQELDEELGLDLDPKGKKVVEEKEGPFTDLTRTGPNSTLDFERMFKEGLKRKLAMDFDEEFLRELCKVEGIEPRDVFEWARGENLPVSMAWIEEAYKDIPDDERGKWASIEAVEENVEREDVQQKIRREGIDHVPFRREDERYRHPEIIEEKEKNVVVVNIRDVSGSMREKKRELVERTFTPLDWYLQGKYDNAEFVYIAHDAEAWEVEREEFFGIRSGGGTKISSAYELAAELLEEYPWSDWNRYVFAAGDSENSSNDTEERVIPMMEEIPANLHAYVETQPSGNAINATHAEELERHFGTDDDEVAVAYVNGEEDVTDAIYDILSTESDDDE; the protein is encoded by the coding sequence ATGGGACTGAGAGACGACCTCGAACGATTCCGCGAAGTGGGCGAAAAGCGCCGCGAGGATCTGGCCGACTTCATCCAGTACGGCGACCTCGGGGGCAGCGGCCCCGGACAGATCAACATCCCGGTGAAGATCGTCTCGCTACCGGAGTTCGAGTACGATCAGCGAGACAAGGGCGGCGTCGGGCAGGGCGACGGCGATACGCCCGACACCGGCCAGCCGGTCGGCCAGCCCCAGCCGCAGCCGGGCGACGGCGACGGTGACGAGGACGGCGAACCCGGCGAGGAGGGCGGCGACCACGAGTACTACGAGATGGACCCCGAGGAGTTCGCCCAGGAGTTGGACGAGGAACTCGGGCTCGACCTCGATCCGAAGGGGAAGAAGGTCGTCGAGGAGAAGGAGGGTCCCTTCACCGACCTCACGCGGACCGGCCCCAACAGCACGCTCGACTTCGAGCGGATGTTCAAGGAGGGGTTAAAGCGCAAGCTGGCGATGGACTTCGACGAGGAGTTCCTCCGCGAACTCTGCAAGGTCGAGGGCATCGAGCCCCGCGACGTCTTCGAGTGGGCCCGCGGCGAGAACCTCCCGGTCTCGATGGCCTGGATCGAAGAGGCCTACAAGGACATCCCCGACGACGAGCGGGGGAAGTGGGCCTCGATCGAGGCGGTCGAGGAAAACGTCGAGCGCGAGGACGTCCAGCAGAAGATCCGCCGCGAGGGGATCGACCACGTCCCCTTCCGGCGCGAGGACGAGCGCTACCGCCACCCCGAGATCATCGAGGAGAAGGAGAAGAACGTCGTCGTCGTCAACATCCGCGACGTCTCCGGCTCGATGCGCGAGAAGAAACGCGAACTCGTCGAGCGTACGTTCACTCCGCTGGACTGGTACCTCCAGGGTAAGTACGACAACGCCGAGTTCGTCTACATCGCCCACGACGCCGAGGCCTGGGAGGTCGAGCGCGAGGAGTTCTTCGGCATCCGCTCCGGCGGCGGGACGAAGATCTCGAGCGCCTACGAACTGGCCGCCGAGTTGCTCGAGGAGTACCCCTGGAGCGACTGGAACCGGTACGTCTTCGCGGCCGGCGACTCCGAAAACTCGAGCAACGACACCGAGGAACGGGTCATTCCGATGATGGAGGAGATCCCGGCGAACCTCCACGCCTACGTCGAGACCCAGCCCAGCGGCAACGCGATCAACGCCACCCACGCCGAGGAGCTCGAGCGCCACTTCGGCACGGACGACGACGAGGTCGCGGTGGCCTACGTCAACGGCGAGGAGGACGTGACCGACGCGATCTACGACATTCTCTCCACGGAGAGTGATGACGATGAGTAA
- a CDS encoding SpoVR family protein, translating to MSKSNSNADRFRKQAIATDLEEPVEEARNLAQKLGLEPYPVKYWIIDYDEMNELIAYGGFQTRYPHWRWGMQYDKQRKQGQYGGGKAFEIVNNDNPAHAFLQESNTLADQKAVITHVEAHSDFFANNEWFGLFTDGRADEEQVNAAAMLERHARAIDDYMSDPDIDRAEVEKWIDHCLSLEDNIDQHRVFQRRLEVDGPGENLEDLDDDLAEKLDELNLSDEIKGEVFDEEWLEQLEGEDGGVTFPEEPEKDILAFVREHGKQYDDDSERAVEMEEWQRDVLDMMRAEAYYFAAQKMTKVMNEGWAAYWESTMMTDETFAGDDEFMNYADHMAKVLASGGLNPYSLGMELWEYVENTTNRREVLENLLRVEGISWRNLTDVVDFDDVLATLEPPEPIDTVTPDTLDSLEEVPDEWIDREALERAREGEIDVEKYPWKVLTYEGLARRHYSLVKRQNRGFLSRVNQNELERIGRYLFDDARYESVEEALAEVDFTAGWDRMFDIRESHNDVTFLDEFLTEEFITENNYFTYEHSQATGQFHVASDAAEDVKKKLLLQFTNFGKPTIAVYDGNYNNANELLLGHQYNGVMLDLGKAKETLKRIFELWGRPVNLLTIVKEVDEHDIEVAKRRNREPEAQERGKLLRYDGDEVTVEDVPWEEVEHLAADDVDYDTKPENWLA from the coding sequence ATGAGTAAGTCAAATTCCAACGCCGATCGCTTCCGCAAGCAGGCGATCGCCACCGACCTCGAGGAACCGGTCGAAGAGGCCCGCAACCTCGCACAGAAACTGGGCCTCGAGCCCTACCCCGTCAAGTACTGGATCATCGACTACGACGAGATGAACGAACTCATCGCCTACGGCGGGTTCCAGACCCGGTACCCCCATTGGCGGTGGGGAATGCAGTACGACAAGCAGCGCAAGCAGGGCCAGTACGGCGGCGGGAAGGCCTTCGAGATCGTCAACAACGACAACCCGGCCCACGCGTTCCTCCAGGAGTCGAACACGCTGGCCGACCAGAAGGCCGTCATCACCCACGTCGAGGCCCACTCGGACTTCTTCGCGAACAACGAGTGGTTCGGCCTCTTTACCGACGGCCGGGCCGACGAGGAGCAAGTCAACGCCGCCGCGATGCTCGAGCGCCACGCGCGGGCGATCGACGACTACATGTCCGACCCCGACATCGACCGCGCCGAGGTCGAGAAGTGGATCGATCACTGCCTCTCGCTCGAGGATAACATCGACCAGCACCGCGTCTTCCAGCGCCGTCTCGAGGTCGACGGCCCGGGTGAGAACCTCGAGGATCTCGACGACGACCTCGCGGAGAAACTCGACGAACTGAACCTCTCCGACGAGATCAAGGGCGAGGTGTTCGACGAGGAGTGGCTCGAGCAACTCGAGGGCGAGGACGGCGGCGTCACGTTCCCCGAGGAGCCCGAGAAGGACATCCTCGCGTTCGTCCGCGAGCACGGCAAGCAGTACGACGACGACTCCGAGCGCGCCGTCGAGATGGAGGAGTGGCAACGCGACGTCCTCGACATGATGCGGGCGGAGGCGTACTACTTCGCCGCCCAGAAGATGACGAAGGTGATGAACGAGGGCTGGGCCGCCTACTGGGAGTCGACGATGATGACCGACGAGACCTTCGCCGGCGACGACGAGTTCATGAACTACGCCGACCACATGGCGAAGGTCCTCGCGTCGGGCGGCCTGAATCCCTACAGCCTCGGGATGGAGCTGTGGGAGTACGTCGAGAACACCACTAACCGCCGCGAAGTCCTGGAAAACCTGCTTCGCGTCGAAGGAATCTCGTGGCGCAACCTCACCGACGTCGTCGACTTCGACGACGTCCTCGCGACCCTCGAGCCCCCGGAGCCGATCGACACCGTCACCCCCGACACGCTGGACTCGCTCGAGGAAGTCCCCGACGAGTGGATCGACCGCGAGGCGCTCGAGCGGGCCCGCGAGGGCGAGATCGACGTCGAAAAGTACCCCTGGAAGGTGCTGACCTACGAGGGGCTGGCACGCCGCCACTACTCGCTGGTCAAGCGCCAGAATCGTGGCTTCCTTAGCCGGGTCAACCAGAACGAACTCGAGCGGATCGGCCGCTACCTGTTCGACGACGCCCGCTACGAATCGGTCGAAGAAGCCCTCGCGGAGGTCGACTTCACCGCGGGCTGGGATCGGATGTTCGACATCCGGGAGAGCCACAACGACGTGACCTTCTTAGACGAGTTCCTCACGGAGGAGTTCATCACGGAGAACAACTACTTCACCTACGAGCACTCGCAGGCGACCGGCCAGTTCCACGTCGCCAGCGACGCCGCCGAAGACGTCAAGAAGAAGTTGCTCCTGCAGTTCACTAACTTCGGGAAGCCGACGATCGCGGTCTACGACGGCAACTACAACAACGCCAACGAACTGCTGCTCGGCCACCAGTACAACGGCGTCATGCTCGATCTCGGGAAGGCCAAGGAGACCTTGAAGCGCATCTTCGAACTCTGGGGCCGGCCGGTGAACCTGCTGACGATCGTCAAGGAGGTCGACGAACACGACATCGAGGTCGCGAAGCGCCGCAACCGCGAGCCCGAGGCCCAAGAGCGCGGCAAACTGCTCCGCTACGACGGCGACGAGGTTACCGTCGAAGACGTCCCCTGGGAGGAAGTCGAACACCTCGCGGCCGACGACGTCGATTACGACACGAAACCCGAGAACTGGCTCGCCTGA